A section of the Candidatus Methylomirabilis tolerans genome encodes:
- the dnaG gene encoding DNA primase: MSGLISEEAVSQVLAGTDIVQLIGRYLPLKPAGRHYKALCPFHNEKTPSFTVNPERQIFHCFGCGEGGDAIGFLMKQEHLNFPEAIRSLADRAGISLPARLRAHAGSETGQSERARLGILEIHKTAADFFRHQLQHQTVGATARGYLKNRGIPDSTVEQFGLGYAAASWDGLLRHLVRKGFSKKQVEEAGLALPRKDGSGAYDRFRNRLMIPISDSTGQVIAFGGRVLDDSLPKYMNSPETPIYKKGAHLFGLHLAASAIRDRGSAVVVEGYFDLIALHVHGMQHTVAVLGTALTAQQIALLRRYASRAVLVFDPDPAGIAAARRCVESLLNSGLDWRVILLPDGEDPDRFLRNRGPSAFADALTQSKDLMEFLLDRKVSGFDLTSPEGQAEAVNAVLPLLGAVDNEITRQRYMEKLARRVSLSNDAIVRELNLHVKGHRRDTMPLTLQPKGLPSIEWKLVHLALHHSGAASRVRESVRPEELEDQTLRKIFQHAIMGPETGRRAISLTMVEPEAQRVLTRLLATDLGEYDGEEAIEQALSDYLTRITVRREREKGEQLRRQMEVAERAGDHATVAHLQAQFLALSRDRPHASGQYHRTSR; the protein is encoded by the coding sequence ATGAGCGGACTGATCTCGGAGGAGGCGGTTTCCCAGGTGCTGGCCGGCACCGACATCGTACAGCTTATCGGTAGATACCTCCCGCTAAAGCCTGCCGGGCGTCATTATAAGGCCCTGTGTCCCTTTCATAACGAGAAAACTCCTTCCTTCACTGTCAACCCGGAGCGCCAGATCTTTCACTGTTTTGGCTGCGGGGAGGGCGGAGATGCGATCGGTTTTCTGATGAAACAGGAACACCTCAACTTCCCGGAGGCGATCCGATCGCTGGCCGACCGAGCCGGAATCAGCCTGCCGGCGCGCCTCCGCGCACACGCCGGAAGCGAGACAGGACAAAGCGAACGAGCGCGCCTGGGAATCCTGGAGATTCACAAGACGGCGGCGGATTTCTTTCGCCACCAACTCCAGCACCAGACGGTCGGGGCAACTGCCCGTGGGTATCTCAAGAACCGGGGCATTCCGGATTCGACGGTCGAGCAGTTCGGGCTCGGGTACGCGGCGGCTTCCTGGGACGGGCTCCTTCGCCACCTGGTGCGTAAGGGATTCTCCAAGAAACAGGTAGAGGAGGCAGGGCTGGCGCTGCCGCGCAAGGATGGAAGCGGGGCGTATGATCGATTCCGGAACCGACTGATGATCCCGATCTCCGATTCGACGGGTCAAGTGATTGCCTTTGGTGGGCGCGTCCTCGATGATTCGCTCCCGAAGTACATGAACTCTCCGGAAACGCCCATCTACAAGAAGGGGGCGCACCTTTTCGGCCTCCACCTTGCCGCATCCGCCATCCGCGATCGGGGGTCGGCCGTTGTGGTAGAAGGATATTTCGACCTGATCGCGCTGCACGTTCATGGCATGCAACACACCGTGGCGGTCCTGGGCACTGCGCTGACAGCCCAACAGATTGCCCTGCTCCGCCGGTATGCGTCGCGGGCGGTGTTGGTGTTCGATCCGGACCCGGCCGGAATCGCCGCGGCGAGACGTTGCGTCGAAAGCTTACTCAACAGCGGGCTCGACTGGCGGGTCATCCTGCTCCCGGACGGAGAAGATCCTGATCGTTTTCTGCGGAATCGCGGCCCCTCGGCCTTCGCCGATGCGTTGACGCAGTCAAAGGATCTGATGGAGTTCCTGCTCGATCGAAAGGTCTCGGGGTTCGATCTGACCAGCCCCGAAGGCCAGGCTGAAGCGGTGAATGCCGTTCTACCCCTCTTGGGCGCCGTCGATAACGAGATCACGCGACAGCGTTACATGGAAAAGCTTGCGCGTCGGGTGTCTCTCTCCAATGACGCCATTGTTCGTGAACTCAATCTTCACGTGAAAGGCCACAGGCGGGACACAATGCCGTTGACGCTGCAACCGAAAGGGTTGCCGTCCATAGAGTGGAAACTCGTCCACTTGGCGCTCCACCATTCCGGCGCGGCCTCTCGCGTGCGGGAGAGCGTACGGCCGGAGGAGTTGGAGGATCAGACGCTTCGCAAGATCTTTCAGCATGCGATCATGGGACCGGAGACAGGCCGTCGCGCGATCTCTCTCACCATGGTAGAACCGGAGGCGCAGCGGGTACTCACGCGACTGTTGGCAACAGATCTCGGGGAGTACGACGGGGAGGAGGCGATCGAGCAGGCTCTTTCCGATTATCTGACGCGCATCACAGTCAGGCGTGAGCGTGAGAAGGGTGAGCAACTTCGGCGACAGATGGAAGTGGCCGAACGAGCGGGCGATCATGCGACGGTTGCACACCTGCAGGCCCAGTTTCTTGCGCTCAGCCGCGACCGACCCCATGCGTCCGGACAGTATCACAGAACATCGAGATAG
- a CDS encoding endonuclease MutS2, with translation MNQVDQHTLEVLEWPAIQARIAAKAGSPAGRELAQGIHPLPTLEEARKVRNEIEEFRALLAREAALPFDQLFDIRESVRRSRPEGTILTTLDLVRIATSLEAATTIRRAIARLKDLCPQLHTIASRLDGHPDLVEAIHAAIDAAGEVKDTASRRLSQLRLRLHELRNLIHARLQSLLTASSLQPYIAESLVTIRNERYVIPVKPNYRTVLKGVVQDRSISGATIFLEPQEIVELNNHLRLLQRSEEEEIRRVLAALTASLRSKADTVLSTMLLAAELDVRSAAAQFADTLHCAPVSLKDAGPLVLREARHPLLLEQMQAAGTSRTIPIDLRLGDGFDALLITGPNTGGKTVALKTAGLLSLMAQAGLHLPASPDSEIPFFSGVLADIGDEQSIEQSLSTFSSHIGQIRRILGATRPGTLVLLDELGAGTDPVEGACLGIAILEALLERGALIVSTTHLDAIKAYAYSHPRIENGCVEFDLDTLRPLYKLLIGLSGRSHGLAIAARVGLPPNVIQRAERLLGEGRDPLRLLLEQLETEQQRLAIEREALTHEAAETAKARNEAEERRASARAEAEQLYRLAVQQTEGAVADARAEIERLLREFRSAQARDQSVKEVRRHLVDLERQAKATLSDVIDSEPMTSGVGAASVHDGQEVVIKGIGQRGIVTGKPSPAGIVEIRLPLGKVRVPLEAVVSRSGSGKDTTSRPIRLSRTKEDVKSELNLIGCDATEAARRLDQYVGDAFVIGLPTVRIVHGKGSGILRKTVAELLQDHPLVESFRIADYREGGIGVTIVELYPHGASMSGAA, from the coding sequence ATGAATCAGGTTGACCAGCATACCCTCGAAGTCCTGGAGTGGCCCGCTATCCAGGCGAGAATAGCCGCGAAGGCCGGATCGCCGGCTGGAAGGGAATTAGCGCAGGGTATTCACCCTCTTCCCACGCTGGAGGAAGCCAGGAAGGTCCGGAATGAGATTGAGGAGTTCCGGGCGCTGCTGGCCAGAGAAGCCGCACTTCCGTTTGACCAACTGTTCGATATCAGGGAATCAGTTCGGCGATCTCGGCCTGAAGGGACCATCCTCACGACACTGGATCTTGTCAGGATCGCCACATCGCTCGAAGCGGCGACGACGATCCGTCGCGCGATCGCCCGCCTCAAAGACCTGTGCCCGCAGCTTCATACCATTGCCTCCCGACTCGATGGTCATCCCGACCTGGTAGAGGCGATTCACGCAGCGATCGACGCCGCCGGAGAGGTCAAAGATACCGCCAGCCGGAGGCTCAGCCAACTTCGGCTTCGGCTCCATGAACTCCGCAACCTGATCCATGCTCGATTGCAGTCCTTGCTGACGGCGTCTTCTCTCCAGCCCTATATCGCCGAATCGCTCGTGACCATTCGAAACGAGCGGTACGTGATTCCTGTCAAACCGAACTATCGGACCGTCCTGAAGGGTGTCGTCCAGGATCGATCCATCAGTGGCGCCACCATCTTCCTGGAGCCCCAGGAGATCGTCGAGCTTAATAACCATCTACGGCTGCTGCAACGGTCTGAAGAGGAGGAGATCCGAAGGGTGCTGGCGGCACTCACGGCGTCTCTCCGCTCCAAGGCGGACACGGTACTTTCCACGATGCTGCTCGCGGCTGAGCTGGACGTCCGATCCGCCGCAGCGCAATTTGCCGATACGCTTCACTGCGCGCCCGTCTCCCTGAAAGACGCGGGTCCCCTGGTACTGCGAGAGGCCAGACACCCGCTCTTGCTGGAACAGATGCAAGCGGCTGGGACGAGCCGGACCATCCCGATCGATCTGCGTCTAGGAGACGGCTTTGATGCGCTGCTCATCACCGGGCCGAATACCGGCGGCAAAACCGTCGCCTTGAAGACTGCGGGCCTGCTGTCGCTGATGGCGCAGGCAGGGCTTCACCTGCCGGCCTCGCCGGACTCCGAGATCCCCTTTTTCAGTGGAGTCCTGGCGGACATTGGGGATGAGCAGAGTATCGAGCAAAGCCTGAGCACCTTTTCCTCCCACATCGGTCAGATTCGGCGAATCCTCGGCGCGACGCGCCCTGGAACCCTGGTGTTGTTGGACGAGTTAGGCGCCGGCACCGACCCGGTCGAGGGAGCGTGTCTGGGAATTGCTATCCTTGAGGCGCTGCTGGAGCGGGGGGCGCTGATCGTGTCGACCACGCACCTGGACGCTATCAAGGCCTATGCCTATTCGCACCCTCGAATCGAAAACGGTTGCGTCGAGTTCGACCTTGACACCTTGAGACCACTGTATAAATTATTAATTGGACTTTCCGGTCGCAGCCATGGTTTGGCGATTGCCGCTCGGGTCGGGTTGCCGCCGAACGTCATTCAGCGGGCCGAGAGGCTGCTTGGCGAGGGACGTGATCCGTTACGACTGCTGCTGGAGCAACTGGAGACTGAGCAGCAACGCCTCGCTATAGAGCGCGAGGCACTGACCCACGAGGCTGCCGAGACGGCCAAGGCGCGCAACGAGGCCGAGGAGAGACGGGCCTCGGCAAGGGCCGAGGCCGAGCAACTGTACCGTCTGGCCGTCCAACAGACCGAGGGGGCCGTCGCCGACGCTCGAGCGGAGATCGAGAGACTCCTCCGGGAGTTTAGGTCGGCGCAGGCGCGCGACCAGTCGGTGAAAGAGGTGCGCCGGCACCTCGTCGACCTGGAGCGACAGGCGAAGGCCACGCTCAGCGACGTCATCGATTCGGAGCCTATGACAAGTGGTGTCGGCGCCGCTTCGGTTCACGATGGGCAAGAGGTTGTGATCAAGGGGATCGGGCAACGTGGGATCGTGACGGGAAAACCTTCGCCTGCCGGCATCGTGGAGATTCGGCTTCCCCTGGGGAAGGTGAGAGTCCCTCTGGAAGCGGTTGTGTCCCGGAGTGGCTCCGGGAAGGATACAACAAGCAGGCCGATCCGGCTATCCAGAACAAAAGAGGACGTAAAGAGCGAATTGAACCTGATCGGGTGCGATGCGACTGAAGCGGCTCGGCGTCTTGATCAGTATGTTGGAGATGCATTCGTCATCGGACTTCCCACCGTTCGAATCGTCCACGGAAAAGGTTCAGGAATCCTCAGAAAGACCGTGGCGGAGCTACTTCAGGATCACCCGCTGGTCGAGAGCTTTCGGATAGCCGACTATCGGGAGGGAGGGATCGGCGTCACCATCGTAGAGTTGTACCCTCACGGTGCGTCCATGAGCGGAGCGGCATAA
- a CDS encoding GatB/YqeY domain-containing protein, whose protein sequence is MSILKVQLAEDLKTAFKSGNRLKTSVLRLLSALIKNREIEKRGELDDAEIIQAVIASCKIRKEAIEQYTKGGRDDLAAKEEAELKILESYLPPPLSPEELRKKIEEALAVSHASSLKDMGKVMALLMPEISGRADGKVASQMVKEALTHRE, encoded by the coding sequence GTGAGCATCTTAAAGGTACAGTTAGCCGAAGACCTCAAAACGGCCTTCAAGAGTGGGAATCGGCTAAAAACGTCAGTACTTCGGTTGCTCAGCGCGCTGATCAAGAATAGGGAAATAGAAAAGCGGGGAGAGCTGGACGACGCGGAAATCATCCAGGCAGTCATCGCGTCGTGCAAGATCCGAAAAGAAGCCATCGAGCAGTATACAAAGGGTGGCCGCGATGATCTGGCTGCAAAAGAGGAGGCCGAGCTAAAGATCCTCGAGTCGTACCTGCCTCCGCCGCTCTCGCCTGAAGAGCTTCGAAAGAAGATAGAGGAGGCACTTGCTGTGTCGCACGCGAGTTCCCTCAAGGATATGGGGAAGGTCATGGCGCTCCTGATGCCGGAGATCTCAGGCCGGGCTGATGGGAAGGTGGCCAGCCAGATGGTCAAGGAGGCATTGACGCATCGGGAATGA
- the rpsU gene encoding 30S ribosomal protein S21 translates to MASVTVKENEPFEVALRRFKKLCEKTGVLSELRKREHYEKPSVRRKKKSIAARKKAIKRVRSAVE, encoded by the coding sequence ATGGCGAGTGTGACGGTCAAGGAGAACGAGCCGTTCGAGGTCGCTCTCCGCCGTTTCAAGAAACTGTGTGAGAAGACTGGAGTCCTGTCGGAGCTCCGCAAGCGTGAGCATTACGAGAAGCCCAGTGTCCGCCGTAAGAAAAAATCGATAGCCGCCAGAAAAAAGGCCATAAAGCGTGTCCGCTCCGCTGTAGAGTAG
- a CDS encoding peptidylprolyl isomerase produces METTKGTIKIKLFEKEAPKTVANFTELAEGKREWTDPYTGKKGKSHYFDGLIFHRVIPKFMIQGGDPTGTGGGGPGYRFDDEFHKDLNHAKPGMLSMANAGPGTNGSQFFLTVAPTPFLDGKHSVFGEIVEGLDVAIAISNVPRDSNDRPREDVKMIKVTIVRE; encoded by the coding sequence ATGGAAACTACAAAGGGTACAATCAAAATCAAATTGTTCGAAAAAGAGGCCCCAAAGACGGTGGCCAATTTCACCGAGCTCGCTGAGGGAAAGAGAGAATGGACCGATCCTTACACTGGAAAAAAGGGGAAATCCCATTACTTTGATGGGCTTATTTTTCACCGTGTTATTCCCAAATTCATGATTCAAGGTGGCGACCCCACGGGTACAGGCGGCGGTGGCCCCGGCTATCGTTTCGACGACGAGTTTCATAAGGATCTCAACCATGCTAAACCAGGAATGCTTTCTATGGCTAACGCGGGCCCCGGCACCAACGGGAGTCAATTTTTTCTCACCGTTGCGCCCACTCCGTTTCTTGACGGTAAGCACTCAGTCTTCGGTGAAATCGTAGAAGGTCTTGATGTGGCCATCGCTATTAGCAACGTTCCCCGCGACAGCAATGATCGACCGCGCGAAGACGTGAAAATGATCAAAGTGACCATCGTTCGAGAATAG
- the htpX gene encoding zinc metalloprotease HtpX codes for MSNTLKTGALLGLLTGLLVLIGGYFGGSQGMSIAFVMAFLMNFGAYWFSDRIVLAMYRAQPVSEAEAPELHRIVQGLTMRAHMPMPRLYIIPTDALNAFATGRDPEHAAVAATQGIVRVLNEEELEGVLAHELAHVRNRDTLISTIAATLAGVIMMLARMAMWMPYFGGGGSRDNEDRGGGAIGFLFLALLAPIAATLIQLAISRSREFQADETGAGLTHKPYALAAALQKLEVGANRLPLEASPATSHLFIVNPIRGNALFKLFSTHPPIEERIARLQALVV; via the coding sequence ATGAGTAACACATTGAAAACCGGAGCCCTGCTCGGGCTGCTGACCGGCCTACTGGTTTTGATCGGAGGCTACTTTGGCGGAAGTCAAGGGATGAGTATTGCCTTCGTCATGGCCTTCCTGATGAACTTCGGAGCCTATTGGTTCTCGGATCGAATTGTCCTGGCGATGTACAGGGCCCAGCCTGTCAGCGAGGCTGAGGCGCCGGAACTGCACAGGATCGTCCAGGGGCTGACGATGAGAGCCCACATGCCGATGCCCCGTCTCTACATCATTCCCACCGACGCCCTGAACGCCTTTGCGACCGGGCGAGACCCTGAACATGCGGCCGTCGCCGCCACCCAGGGGATCGTGCGGGTTCTGAATGAGGAGGAGTTGGAGGGGGTGCTGGCGCATGAGTTGGCCCACGTGCGCAATCGCGATACACTGATCAGCACGATCGCGGCAACGCTCGCCGGTGTGATTATGATGCTGGCCCGGATGGCGATGTGGATGCCGTATTTTGGCGGGGGCGGCAGCCGCGATAACGAAGACCGTGGGGGCGGCGCGATAGGATTCCTGTTCCTGGCTCTTCTAGCCCCTATTGCAGCGACCCTGATCCAGTTGGCGATCTCACGGTCCCGGGAATTTCAAGCCGATGAGACGGGTGCCGGACTGACCCACAAACCGTATGCGCTGGCCGCGGCCCTGCAAAAGCTTGAGGTCGGAGCCAACCGTCTGCCTTTGGAGGCCAGCCCCGCCACCTCGCACCTGTTCATTGTAAATCCAATCCGGGGGAATGCGCTGTTCAAACTCTTTTCCACCCACCCGCCCATCGAAGAGCGCATTGCCCGCCTGCAAGCGCTTGTGGTCTAA
- a CDS encoding MerR family transcriptional regulator has product MRQRRRRYSISVVAEMFDIHPQTLRVYEREGLLRPARTEGNTRVYSQEDVERVELILRLTKELGVNLAGVEVILNMRDRMERMQRQMNELLRAMAEQFDAEMKHWEGREEEGLVPIRRRGLLRRVHP; this is encoded by the coding sequence GTGAGGCAGCGACGGCGTCGATATTCGATCAGCGTCGTAGCCGAGATGTTCGATATCCACCCGCAGACCCTTCGGGTCTACGAGCGGGAAGGGTTGCTTCGGCCGGCTCGCACGGAAGGCAATACGCGGGTCTATTCGCAAGAGGATGTGGAGCGGGTCGAATTGATCCTGCGGCTGACGAAGGAACTCGGTGTCAATCTGGCTGGGGTGGAGGTCATCCTGAACATGCGGGACCGGATGGAAAGGATGCAGCGTCAGATGAATGAACTGTTGCGGGCGATGGCCGAACAATTCGATGCCGAAATGAAGCACTGGGAAGGTCGCGAGGAGGAGGGGCTTGTACCGATCAGAAGACGCGGGCTTCTTCGCAGGGTCCACCCCTGA
- the dnaJ gene encoding molecular chaperone DnaJ — protein sequence MNKRDYYEVLGVRRGATDKEIKQAYRRLARKHHPDVNPNNKAAEAKFKEITEAHEVLSDPAKRRQYDQFGHQPFGAGHEATQRPGGGQGGFDFSRFDLGGPGGIEDLFSDLFSRRGQEAQAGPSKGEDLHYAIDLKFEDAVRGLSTEINLQRHVPCPSCLGTGAGTGTGGQFYTCPACEGSGRARGKLGLFAGHQACPQCKGSGKLPSSRCNSCHGAGTVLKAERIAVKIPPGVENGSNVRVHGKGHAGRAGGPSGDLYIVTRVHPHPFFERKGDNIYCEVPITVTEAALGAKIEVPTVDGKASMRIPPETNSGQVFRLRNMGVPHLKGTGRGDQFVTIKIVLPRNLDARSQELFRELGRLHPEDPRREIRQ from the coding sequence ATGAATAAGCGCGACTACTACGAGGTCCTTGGCGTCCGCAGGGGTGCAACAGATAAAGAGATCAAGCAGGCCTACCGGCGCCTGGCCAGGAAGCACCACCCTGACGTCAATCCCAACAACAAAGCGGCCGAGGCGAAGTTCAAAGAGATTACCGAAGCGCATGAAGTCTTGAGCGACCCGGCCAAGCGCCGGCAGTACGACCAGTTCGGGCATCAGCCATTCGGAGCAGGCCATGAGGCAACACAGCGGCCCGGAGGGGGCCAAGGCGGATTCGACTTTAGCCGGTTTGACCTCGGGGGCCCAGGCGGGATCGAAGATCTCTTCTCTGACCTTTTTAGCCGACGTGGGCAGGAGGCCCAGGCCGGACCATCAAAGGGCGAAGATCTTCATTACGCCATTGACCTCAAATTCGAAGATGCAGTTCGAGGTCTCTCCACTGAAATCAACCTTCAGCGGCATGTCCCTTGTCCCTCCTGCTTGGGCACGGGGGCGGGGACGGGAACGGGGGGTCAGTTTTACACCTGTCCTGCCTGTGAAGGCAGCGGACGGGCGCGAGGGAAGCTTGGGCTCTTTGCGGGGCATCAGGCCTGCCCTCAGTGTAAGGGGAGCGGAAAGCTGCCCTCCTCCCGCTGTAACTCCTGTCATGGAGCAGGGACCGTACTCAAGGCCGAGCGAATCGCTGTGAAGATCCCCCCAGGCGTGGAAAATGGATCGAACGTCAGGGTCCACGGAAAAGGCCATGCGGGACGGGCGGGGGGTCCATCGGGGGACCTCTACATCGTGACCCGCGTTCATCCTCATCCTTTTTTTGAACGGAAGGGGGATAATATCTACTGCGAGGTGCCGATTACCGTGACCGAGGCCGCCCTGGGGGCCAAGATCGAGGTCCCTACTGTAGACGGGAAGGCCTCGATGCGAATCCCCCCGGAGACGAATAGCGGGCAGGTCTTTCGACTCCGCAATATGGGAGTACCCCACCTGAAGGGGACGGGGCGTGGCGATCAGTTCGTCACGATCAAGATTGTTCTACCGCGGAACCTCGATGCGCGATCACAAGAGCTGTTCCGGGAGCTGGGACGCCTGCATCCGGAGGACCCAAGGCGTGAAATCCGACAGTAA
- a CDS encoding Hsp20/alpha crystallin family protein: MAIVRWDPFRDVTTLQERMNRLFDQALSRTRMDDEEGLTASMWSPAVDIFETSDSIVMKAELPGVSRDNIDIQVEDNTLTLKGERRFEREVKEENYLRIERSYGAFQRAFNLPTGVQQDKIRAVFKDGVLEVTMPKAEEAKPKQVKIDVK; encoded by the coding sequence ATGGCGATTGTTCGATGGGATCCGTTCCGCGACGTCACGACGCTTCAGGAGCGGATGAATCGCCTGTTCGATCAGGCGCTGTCCCGGACCCGTATGGATGACGAGGAGGGGCTGACGGCCTCCATGTGGTCACCCGCCGTGGATATCTTCGAGACCTCTGACAGCATCGTCATGAAGGCGGAACTGCCTGGGGTGAGTCGGGACAACATCGACATCCAGGTAGAGGACAATACCCTGACGCTCAAGGGCGAACGAAGGTTCGAACGGGAGGTGAAGGAGGAGAATTACCTCCGAATCGAACGCTCATATGGGGCGTTCCAGCGCGCCTTCAACTTGCCCACTGGCGTCCAACAGGACAAGATCAGGGCGGTGTTCAAGGACGGTGTGCTGGAGGTCACCATGCCGAAAGCGGAAGAGGCCAAGCCCAAGCAAGTCAAGATTGATGTGAAGTGA